In Shouchella patagoniensis, the following are encoded in one genomic region:
- a CDS encoding G5 and 3D domain-containing protein — protein sequence MSQMFNRLRTARHPASRRAYIAVILFSAIILIFFGMSEMTKKEVTVNSGGDVLTVQTHENTVEELLAGLDIEIKDQDLVEPSIHTELVSDMEIVYQKAEKVTVNVGNEVKAVYTTEKTVHELLQDLGYTYRDEDHLIPAGESPIEEDLSVYYTPAVEVKIAFDGKEESHWSASATVADFLKEANVTIGDDDLVQPGLNEELHEGLSVQLVRVEKVTDVIEETTAYETVREDDDELNEGVERVVEQGERGQRGLHYSITLEDGVEVARELVKTEVLSDAKDRVVAVGTKPEQAKQYVSETRTANENVTQTSSQESAPSEAKENNKKTMQMAATAYTAECDGCSGVTATGIDLNNNRNQKIIAVDPSVIPLGTRVHVEGYGEAIAGDTGGAIKGNKIDLHVATKEEATRFGRKTVAVTILE from the coding sequence ATGAGCCAAATGTTTAATCGCCTGAGAACGGCAAGACATCCAGCAAGCCGCAGAGCATATATAGCAGTAATCCTTTTTAGTGCCATTATTCTTATTTTTTTCGGAATGTCTGAAATGACAAAAAAGGAAGTAACTGTTAACAGTGGTGGTGATGTATTAACTGTACAAACGCACGAAAATACAGTGGAAGAGCTTTTAGCAGGATTAGATATAGAAATTAAAGATCAAGACTTAGTGGAGCCTAGTATACATACCGAATTGGTATCTGATATGGAAATTGTGTATCAAAAGGCTGAAAAGGTAACAGTAAATGTAGGTAATGAAGTGAAAGCAGTGTATACAACAGAAAAGACCGTTCATGAATTACTGCAGGACCTTGGGTATACATACCGTGATGAAGATCACCTTATCCCAGCCGGAGAATCACCTATCGAAGAAGATTTATCTGTTTATTACACTCCCGCAGTTGAAGTGAAAATTGCGTTTGATGGTAAAGAAGAAAGCCATTGGAGTGCATCAGCGACTGTCGCTGACTTTTTGAAAGAAGCGAATGTAACGATAGGCGACGACGACCTGGTACAACCTGGTTTGAATGAAGAGTTACATGAAGGGCTTAGTGTCCAGCTTGTCCGTGTTGAAAAGGTCACCGATGTCATTGAGGAAACAACTGCCTATGAGACCGTTCGTGAAGATGATGATGAACTAAATGAAGGTGTAGAACGGGTAGTTGAGCAAGGAGAACGAGGTCAACGAGGGCTTCATTACAGCATCACACTTGAAGATGGTGTGGAAGTTGCCCGGGAATTAGTTAAAACGGAAGTTCTTAGTGATGCAAAGGATCGTGTTGTAGCTGTTGGTACAAAACCAGAGCAAGCGAAACAATATGTATCAGAAACACGTACAGCAAATGAGAATGTAACCCAAACGTCATCACAAGAGTCCGCTCCAAGTGAGGCAAAGGAAAACAACAAAAAGACGATGCAAATGGCGGCTACAGCGTATACGGCCGAATGTGATGGTTGCAGTGGTGTAACAGCTACGGGTATCGATTTAAATAATAACCGTAATCAAAAAATTATTGCGGTCGACCCAAGTGTGATTCCTCTAGGTACACGTGTACATGTAGAAGGTTATGGTGAAGCCATCGCTGGTGATACTGGTGGTGCAATCAAAGGAAATAAAATTGATTTACATGTTGCTACAAAAGAAGAAGCAACTCGTTTTGGGCGTAAAACAGTTGCAGTAACAATTCTGGAATAG
- a CDS encoding WG repeat-containing protein produces the protein MDRATEKLFPIAEKTVHGTKWGYMNRSGRTRISLVYDQAYPFQKNGLALIELNDKQGLLNEYGRFIVKPMYESIQPFSEERAVVQTETGFGLIDETGRVLTKKRYQYIGQMNAMRAVFQDEMNYGYLDEKGQEAIPPIYANATDFENEGAVVQTKEGQFLLLDHTGKMLYTYPFPSVGQLSEGLMSFKKKVDGKEGYITKTGAIAIDPTFDTAMPFHDGYAVVAQEKNGQYAYGLINKQGKITITPTYEEVRMLGEGRVALGKLANSFNPFATRFALAKESGEVLTNFKFTNLGPFQKGVSSASDGGSTFFIRRSGKRASDLPSFEGTGILEFIHGLIAEHKNNRTRYVKEDGTLIWEEPTEVVLRTPYKIKEELYEPNVAYIVYYPKIEGMSNQVEQQAINQALAQDAGVRPVTQEELKESTYFSDYEILFFKKHIVVLEQSGYFYPYGAAHGMPSKLYAVIDLRTGHKYALNELFEENKDYSIVLSKLVKAQIEKDPDQYFIEEYKGVDPQQSFYVDEEALYLVFNVYDIAPYVMGFPTFKIPFQEIEPIIDKNGSFWLAFHRQAVT, from the coding sequence GTGGATCGAGCAACAGAAAAATTATTTCCGATTGCTGAAAAAACCGTACATGGTACAAAATGGGGTTATATGAATCGTAGTGGAAGAACAAGGATATCCCTCGTATATGACCAAGCGTATCCATTTCAAAAAAATGGTTTGGCGCTGATAGAGCTTAATGACAAACAAGGGCTCTTGAATGAATATGGACGATTTATCGTCAAACCTATGTATGAATCAATTCAACCTTTTTCAGAGGAGAGAGCCGTTGTCCAAACAGAAACAGGATTTGGATTGATTGATGAAACTGGGCGAGTGTTAACGAAAAAAAGATATCAATATATTGGACAAATGAACGCAATGAGAGCGGTGTTTCAAGATGAGATGAATTATGGATATCTTGATGAAAAGGGCCAAGAAGCGATTCCGCCCATTTATGCAAATGCGACGGATTTTGAGAATGAAGGAGCGGTTGTACAGACAAAAGAAGGGCAATTTCTCTTGCTTGATCATACGGGGAAAATGTTATATACATACCCATTCCCATCTGTAGGGCAATTGAGCGAAGGTTTGATGTCATTTAAGAAAAAGGTAGATGGTAAAGAGGGGTATATAACGAAAACCGGGGCAATTGCAATTGATCCAACATTTGATACAGCAATGCCGTTTCATGATGGATATGCTGTTGTGGCACAAGAAAAGAACGGGCAGTATGCCTATGGTTTAATCAATAAACAAGGAAAAATAACGATTACACCAACCTATGAAGAGGTTCGTATGCTCGGTGAAGGACGGGTTGCACTTGGTAAGTTAGCAAATAGTTTTAATCCATTTGCTACACGATTTGCATTAGCCAAGGAGAGTGGGGAAGTATTAACTAATTTTAAATTTACAAATCTCGGACCCTTTCAAAAAGGAGTGTCGAGCGCTTCTGATGGAGGATCAACATTTTTTATACGACGTTCTGGAAAGCGAGCCAGTGATCTTCCTTCATTTGAAGGAACTGGTATATTAGAGTTTATTCACGGTTTAATTGCAGAACATAAAAACAATCGAACAAGATATGTAAAAGAAGACGGGACACTTATATGGGAAGAGCCGACAGAAGTTGTACTGCGTACACCATATAAAATAAAAGAAGAGTTGTATGAGCCAAATGTAGCTTATATCGTTTATTATCCTAAAATCGAAGGTATGTCGAATCAAGTAGAGCAACAAGCAATTAATCAAGCGTTAGCTCAGGATGCAGGTGTGCGACCAGTAACACAAGAGGAGCTAAAGGAAAGCACTTATTTCAGTGATTATGAAATTTTGTTTTTTAAAAAACATATTGTCGTCCTTGAACAAAGTGGTTATTTCTACCCTTATGGTGCAGCTCATGGTATGCCATCAAAGTTATATGCGGTTATTGATTTGAGAACTGGACATAAATACGCGCTGAATGAACTATTTGAAGAAAATAAAGACTATTCCATCGTTTTGAGTAAACTAGTTAAAGCACAAATTGAAAAAGATCCAGATCAGTATTTTATTGAAGAGTATAAAGGTGTCGATCCACAACAATCATTCTATGTTGATGAAGAGGCACTTTATTTAGTGTTTAATGTATATGATATAGCTCCTTACGTCATGGGATTTCCAACATTTAAAATACCGTTTCAAGAAATTGAACCAATAATTGATAAAAACGGTTCTTTTTGGCTTGCGTTTCATCGACAAGCCGTTACTTAA
- a CDS encoding TatD family hydrolase, with protein MLFDTHVHLNAEQFESDVDETITRAREAGVKEMIVIGFDEQTITRAIELAEQDSDLYAAVGWHPVDAIDMTDNHLKWIEELAAHPKVVALGEMGLDYHWDKSPKEVQKEVFRKQINLAKKVKLPIIIHNREADQDVVDLLEEEGANEVGGVMHCFGGSVEIADRCIDMNFHIGLGGPVTFKNAKRPKQVAKHVPIERLLIETDAPFLAPDPYRGKRNEPAYVKRVAEDIADLRGISYQELCEKTRDNARKLFQITR; from the coding sequence ATGCTATTTGATACGCATGTACACTTAAATGCAGAACAATTTGAAAGTGATGTTGATGAAACAATTACTCGAGCTCGAGAGGCTGGAGTAAAAGAAATGATCGTAATTGGCTTTGATGAGCAGACTATTACCCGGGCAATAGAACTTGCAGAACAAGATTCTGATCTATATGCAGCGGTTGGTTGGCATCCCGTTGATGCAATTGATATGACCGACAACCATTTAAAATGGATTGAAGAACTTGCGGCACACCCGAAAGTAGTTGCTTTAGGAGAAATGGGTTTAGATTATCATTGGGACAAATCACCAAAAGAAGTGCAAAAAGAAGTCTTTCGGAAACAAATTAATTTGGCGAAAAAGGTGAAGTTGCCAATTATTATTCATAACCGAGAAGCGGACCAAGATGTAGTTGATCTGCTTGAAGAAGAAGGTGCTAACGAGGTTGGTGGCGTGATGCATTGCTTTGGAGGTAGTGTAGAAATTGCAGATCGATGTATCGATATGAATTTTCATATTGGTCTAGGAGGACCTGTAACGTTTAAGAATGCAAAACGCCCAAAACAAGTAGCAAAACACGTTCCGATAGAGCGTTTACTAATTGAAACAGATGCTCCTTTTTTAGCACCAGACCCATATCGCGGAAAAAGAAATGAACCTGCTTATGTTAAAAGAGTTGCAGAAGACATTGCTGATTTGAGAGGGATATCGTATCAAGAGCTTTGTGAAAAAACGCGAGATAATGCCAGAAAATTATTCCAGATAACACGTTAA